CTCTTGGCCGGTGTGCCCGCCATCGTGAAACCCGCCACCGCGACCTCCTATGTGACAGAGGCCTGCGTGCGCATGATGCTGGAAAGCGGGCTGTTGCCAAAAGGCGCGCTGCAACTGGTCAGCGGCGGATTGGGCGACATGCTGGATCATCTGGAATGTCAGGACGCCGTGGCCTTTACCGGTTCCGCAGACACCGCATTGATGCTGCGCAGCAATCCCAAACTGATGCAACATTCGGTGCGCTTTGCCTCTGAACAGGACAGTTTGAACGCCTCTGTGTTGGGACCGGATGCGGTGGCCGGTACGCCGGAATTCGATCTGTTCGTCAAGGAGGTCCAGCGCGAGATGACTGCGAAAGCGGGCCAGAAATGTACCGCGATCCGCCGGATCATGGTGCCCGAAGCCCAAGTTGATGCAGTGATTGCCGCCCTTGGTGAACGTCTGGCCAAGACAACCATCGGCGATCCACGCGCCGAGGCAACCCGCATGGGGGCTTTGGTCTCTGCCGGGCAAAAACGCGATGTTCTGGAGAAAGCGGCCCTGATCGGGGCAGAGGCGGAACGTGTGTTTGGCAACCCTGATGATTTCACCGTGGCGGGTGCCGATAAGGACAAAGGCGCGTTTGTACCGCCAATGTTGTTTCACTGCGCCGATCCCGACGCGGCGCAACGCGTGCATGACACCGAAGCCTTTGGGCCGGTGTCCACCATCATGCCATACCGCGACTTGCCGCATGCGATTGACCTGTTGAACAAGGGTAAAGGATCGCTGGTTGCCTCGATCATCACCAATGACGGTGATGTGGCACGCGAAGTTACCATGGGCTCCGCCGCATTTCATGGGCGCCTATATTTCAACAACCGCACCTCCATGTCAGAGGCCACGGGCCATGGTGCCCCCCTGCCCCATATGGTGCATGGTGGGCCGGGCCGTGCGGGTGGTGGCGAGGAATTGGGCGGCATTCGCGGCGTCATGCACTATATGCAACGCACTGCGATTCAGGGCAGCCCCGACATCCTAACGTCGATTGGCAAACAATGGGTGCCCGGCGGGACCGAAATCACCGATCAGGCACATCCTTTCACGCGCACCTTTAACCAGATCAAGCTGGGCGAAACCTTTAACTCCCCCTCCCGCGAGATCACGCTGGAGGACATCGAGACCTTTGCCCATTTCACCGGCGATACCTTCTATGCCCATATGGATGAAGACGCGGCTAAGGCGAATCCGTTCTTCCCCGGTCGCGTGGCGCATGGCTATCTGTTGCTCAGTTTTGCAGCAGGGTTGTTTGTGCAGCCTGATCCGGGGCCGGTGCTGGCCAATACCGGGTTGGACAATCTGCGGTTTATGGCCCCTGTTGCCGCCGGCGACAGCATTCGCGTAAGACTGAGCGTCAAACACAAGACACCACGCAACGAAGAATACGGCGAAGTGCGCTGGCATGTGACCCTGTACAACCAGAATGATGAAGTGGCGGCGGAATATGAGCTGCTGACGATGAATGCCTACTAAAGGGTTTGATACCCTGATTGCCGGGCTACACGGGCTTGGCGGGCAACGGGTCTGGTCCCTGATGATCAGCCTGTTTGGCGATTTGGCCCAGGCCCCAAATCAACAAATCGACGGCCCGGTTCTTTCTGCGATCATGCATGGCCTGCGGGTAAAGCCCGAGGCTGCACGGGTGGCGCTGCACCGGTTGCGCAATGACGACTGGATCACATCGCAAAAATCAGGGCGAATCAGCCAGCATTCCTTGACCAAGCGGGGGCGCGCCGAATCTGCGGCGGCCAACCCGCGTATCTATGCCGATCCACGGGTGACATCCACGCGCTGGACGCTGGCGCTGACAGAAGACACCGCAGCCGAACAGGCTGCAGAAATGGAACAACGTGGGTTCACCCAACTGACCCCCCGTGTGTTTG
This DNA window, taken from Sulfitobacter pacificus, encodes the following:
- the paaZ gene encoding phenylacetic acid degradation bifunctional protein PaaZ, whose amino-acid sequence is MLDVQSFAAGQWLPSGAGARNIASAITGDVIAQAGNDALDVQAMLGHAREVGGPALRKLTFHDRAKMLKAVALYLMERKQALYELSYDTGATLSDHKIDIDGGIGTMMVFASKGRREMPDAHVYLDGPPEQLGRAGDFMGRHICTPLQGVAVHINAFNFPVWGMLEKLAPTLLAGVPAIVKPATATSYVTEACVRMMLESGLLPKGALQLVSGGLGDMLDHLECQDAVAFTGSADTALMLRSNPKLMQHSVRFASEQDSLNASVLGPDAVAGTPEFDLFVKEVQREMTAKAGQKCTAIRRIMVPEAQVDAVIAALGERLAKTTIGDPRAEATRMGALVSAGQKRDVLEKAALIGAEAERVFGNPDDFTVAGADKDKGAFVPPMLFHCADPDAAQRVHDTEAFGPVSTIMPYRDLPHAIDLLNKGKGSLVASIITNDGDVAREVTMGSAAFHGRLYFNNRTSMSEATGHGAPLPHMVHGGPGRAGGGEELGGIRGVMHYMQRTAIQGSPDILTSIGKQWVPGGTEITDQAHPFTRTFNQIKLGETFNSPSREITLEDIETFAHFTGDTFYAHMDEDAAKANPFFPGRVAHGYLLLSFAAGLFVQPDPGPVLANTGLDNLRFMAPVAAGDSIRVRLSVKHKTPRNEEYGEVRWHVTLYNQNDEVAAEYELLTMNAY
- a CDS encoding PaaX family transcriptional regulator C-terminal domain-containing protein; the protein is MPTKGFDTLIAGLHGLGGQRVWSLMISLFGDLAQAPNQQIDGPVLSAIMHGLRVKPEAARVALHRLRNDDWITSQKSGRISQHSLTKRGRAESAAANPRIYADPRVTSTRWTLALTEDTAAEQAAEMEQRGFTQLTPRVFVGSLDAAAPQDVLTIPADHAPGWLRKQVAPQMQQTGYENLLTALRGLQPDLPAPEEMSAIDIAVLRCLVVHNWRRLILKHPELPASLIDTDGPAHQCHLLVADLLARYPRPELSAIKRCRSAA